The Ictidomys tridecemlineatus isolate mIctTri1 chromosome 6, mIctTri1.hap1, whole genome shotgun sequence genome includes a region encoding these proteins:
- the LOC101974466 gene encoding olfactory receptor 6C76, which produces MKNHTSATEFILLGLTDDPKLNLFIFLFLLFTYILSITGNLTIITLTLVDLHLKSPMYFFLRNFSFLEISFTTVTIPRYLVSIITGDKTISYNSCMTQVFFFILLGATEFFLLTVMSYDRYVAICKPLHYTTIMNSRICTLLVLGSWLAGFLIIFPPVIMGLQLDFCDSNIIDHFTCDTSPLLLISCTDTSFLELLAFILAILTLITTLTLVILSYAFIIKTILRIPSAEQRKKAFSTCSSHMIVVSISYGSCIFIYVKTSAKEGEALTKGIAVLNTSVAPMLNPFIYSLRNQQVKQSFKNFLTKCWSSKF; this is translated from the coding sequence atgaaaaatcaTACATCTGCAACTGAATTCATTCTTCTGGGATTAACAGATGACCCAAAGCtcaatcttttcatttttctctttctactttttacCTACATACTGAGCATTACTGGAAACTTAACAATCATCACCCTCACTCTGGTAGACTTGCACCTAAAATCacccatgtatttcttcctcagGAATTTCTCTTTCCTAGAAATCTCATTCACCACAGTTACTATTCCTAGATACCTGGTCAGCATCATAACAGGGGATAAGACCATTTCCTATAATTCTTGCATGACCCAGGTGTTTTTCTTCATATTGCTTGGTGCAACAGAATTTTTCCTTTTGACTGTGATGTCCTATGATCGTTATGTGGCTATCTGCAAGCCCCTGCATTACACAACAATAATGAACAGCAGGATCTGCACCCTGCTTGTCCTTGGTTCTTGGCTGGCCGGCTTTCTCATCATCTTTCCACCTGTGATCATGGGACTACAACTGGATTTCTGTGACTCCAACATCATTGATCACTTCACCTGTGACACCTCTCCTTTGCTCCTGATCTCCTGCACAGACACATCCTTCCTAGAGCTCTTGGCATTTATCCTGGCCATATTAACTCTCATTACAACCTTAACATTAGTGATTCTGTCCTATGCGTTCATTATTAAGACAATTCTGAGGATCCCCTCTGCTGAGCAAAGGAAAAAGGCCTTTTCCACTTGCTCCTCACACATGATTGTTGTCTCCATTTCTTATGGAAGCTGCATTTTCATATATGTCAAAACTTCAGCCAAAGAAGGAGAAGCATTGACCAAGGGCATAGCTGTGCTCAATACCTCTGTTGCCCCAATGTTAAATCCCTTTATTTACTCCTTAAGGAACCAGCAGGTAAAACAATCTTTTAAGAACTTTCTCACAAAATGCTGGTCAAGtaaattttaa